Proteins encoded in a region of the Tribolium castaneum strain GA2 chromosome 7, icTriCast1.1, whole genome shotgun sequence genome:
- the LOC135265219 gene encoding uncharacterized protein LOC135265219 isoform X1 has product MWPFKTEGKMVCHTNDIGFLLNDEFMGCNRRNPNKRVVFCPPPPSRGMNSRYTRVEGSGTYMVESSTGCEFCASFVSVFCYRVFSDRSPYLRVLEFLKFCFSKTLSHFCGTSLVGFYITTMGMCWAPDCKHYSTRDKCHFFSFPKSGKERALWKKLLRRDVEPGPGAYVCSCHFRDGRKENGPELFLHNIAKRAYFQVESPEKKKMKKQGLPSCSSSAESLSVDIPEETVPSTMNLEEVPSTSTAVVAAPADIIQDAPLESMGVQAPLVSHAALEAEMYFLKKENAELKAKIQYLTVRFCYENVQGNDKLIVLYTGLPNSQIFEALFHLIEKLDIKYYHKWTVQKLTRIDQLFLTLVKLRLNFPQLDLAQRFGVAQSTVSNIILTFVHVIYEILYKQFMTTMPSREKNKSCLPTCFSNFTNCRAVLDCTEIFTVVSRLIGVAPNGVITFVSDLYVGSTSDQKVVLNCGIIDMLKTGDMILADKGFLIQNILPPGVTLNIPPFLSNVQFTPEQVKCTENIARARIHVERAIRRLKCYHILNFLPESLCHYGDIVFKATAALTNLQFPLIKEVAELFQDCDD; this is encoded by the exons atgtggcCTTTTAAAACTGAGGGAAAAATGGTTTGCCACACTAATGACATTGGATTTCTTCTGAATGACGAATTCATGGGGTGCAACCGGCGCAACCCCAATAAACGGGTTGTTTTCTGTCCCCCTCCCCCATCACGAGGGATGAATAGCAGGTATACGAGGGTAGAGGGTTCAGGCACATACATGGTTGAAAGTAGTACGGGTTGTGAGTTCTGTGCTTCTTTCGTGAGTGTCTTTTGTTATCGTGTTTTTTCCGATCGTTCTCCATATCTTCGtgttcttgaatttttaaaattctgtttttccaAGACATTATCTCATTTTTGTGGTACATCATTAG TAGGTTTTTACATCACAACTATGGGAATGTGTTGGGCTCCAGATTGCAAACACTATAGTACTCGCgataaatgccatttttttagttttcctaaGTCGGGAAAAGAACGAGCactatggaaaaaattgttgag aaGAGATGTAGAACCCGGACCAGGAGCCTACGTTTGCAGCTGCCATTTTCGGGATGGAAGAAAGGAAAATGgtcctgaattatttttgcacaatatcgcaaaaagagcctattttcaagtggaatctccagaaaaaaaaaagatgaaaaaacaagGACTCCCTTCTTGTTCTAGTTCCGCTGAATcattaag TGTTGATATACCGGAAGAAACAGTACCATCGACAATGAATTTAGAGGAAGTGCCATCGACGTCTACAGCCGTAGTTGCAGCACCAGCAGATATAATTCAAGATGCTCCGTTAGAATCTATGGGTGTGCAAGCACCCTTGGTGTCACATGCGGCTCTTGAAGCAGAAatgtattttctcaaaaaggaaaatgctgaacttaaagcaaaaatacaatatctgACAGTACGATTTTGCTATGAAAATGTTCAAGGAAATGACAAACTCATTGTTTTATATACCGGTCTTCCCAATAGCCAGATTTTCGAAGCATTGTTTCACTTAATCGAAAAGTTGgacataaaatattaccacAAATGGACAGTCCAAAAGTTAACTAGAATTGACCAACTCTTTTTAACCCTAGTAAAATTACGACTCAATTTCCCTCAACTTGATTTGGCGCAACGCTTTGGGGTTGCCCAAAGCACAGtttctaatattattttaacatttgtccatgtaatatatgaaattttatataaacagtTTATGACGACAATGCCTTCgcgcgaaaaaaataaatcttgcttgccaacatgttttagcaattttactaattgtagAGCAGTTCTAGATTGTACCGAAATTTTCACTGTGGTATCAC GGCTAATTGGAGTTGCACCCAATGGTGTCATCACATTTGTAAGTGATTTATACGTGGGATCAACTTCTGatcaaaaagttgttttaaattgtggaaTAATCGACATGTTAAAAACTGGAGATATGATTTTAGCCGATAAGGGATTTTTGATCCAAAATATTCTGCCACCAGGGGTCACTTTGAATATTCCaccttttttatcaaatgtccAATTTACACCAGAGCAAGTTAAGTGTACCGAAAATATTGCACGTGCAAGAATACACGTCGAAAGGGCAATACGccgattaaaatgttatcatattttaaattttttgccagagTCTTTGTGCCACTATGgagatattgtttttaaagcgACTGCCGCTTTAACAAACCTccaatttccattaattaaagaggtagcagaattgtttcaggattgtgatgattaa
- the LOC135265219 gene encoding uncharacterized protein LOC135265219 isoform X2 — MWPFKTEGKMVCHTNDIGFLLNDEFMGCNRRNPNKRVVFCPPPPSRGMNSRYTRVEGSGTYMVESSTGCEFCASFVSVFCYRVFSDRSPYLRVLEFLKFCFSKTLSHFCGTSLVGFYITTMGMCWAPDCKHYSTRDKCHFFSFPKSGKERALWKKLLRRDVEPGPGAYVCSCHFRDGRKENGPELFLHNIAKRAYFQVESPEKKKMKKQGLPSCSSSAESLSVDIPEETVPSTMNLEEVPSTSTAVVAAPADIIQDAPLESMGVQAPLVSHAALEAEMYFLKKENAELKAKIQYLTVRFCYENVQGNDKLIVLYTGLPNSQIFEALFHLIEKLDIKYYHKWTVQKLTRIDQLFLTLVKLRLNFPQLDLAQRFGVAQSTVSNIILTFVHVIYEILYKQFMTTMPSREKNKSCLPTCFSNFTNCRAVLDCTEIFTVVSRLIGVAPNGVITFVSDLYVGSTSDQKPIRDF; from the exons atgtggcCTTTTAAAACTGAGGGAAAAATGGTTTGCCACACTAATGACATTGGATTTCTTCTGAATGACGAATTCATGGGGTGCAACCGGCGCAACCCCAATAAACGGGTTGTTTTCTGTCCCCCTCCCCCATCACGAGGGATGAATAGCAGGTATACGAGGGTAGAGGGTTCAGGCACATACATGGTTGAAAGTAGTACGGGTTGTGAGTTCTGTGCTTCTTTCGTGAGTGTCTTTTGTTATCGTGTTTTTTCCGATCGTTCTCCATATCTTCGtgttcttgaatttttaaaattctgtttttccaAGACATTATCTCATTTTTGTGGTACATCATTAG TAGGTTTTTACATCACAACTATGGGAATGTGTTGGGCTCCAGATTGCAAACACTATAGTACTCGCgataaatgccatttttttagttttcctaaGTCGGGAAAAGAACGAGCactatggaaaaaattgttgag aaGAGATGTAGAACCCGGACCAGGAGCCTACGTTTGCAGCTGCCATTTTCGGGATGGAAGAAAGGAAAATGgtcctgaattatttttgcacaatatcgcaaaaagagcctattttcaagtggaatctccagaaaaaaaaaagatgaaaaaacaagGACTCCCTTCTTGTTCTAGTTCCGCTGAATcattaag TGTTGATATACCGGAAGAAACAGTACCATCGACAATGAATTTAGAGGAAGTGCCATCGACGTCTACAGCCGTAGTTGCAGCACCAGCAGATATAATTCAAGATGCTCCGTTAGAATCTATGGGTGTGCAAGCACCCTTGGTGTCACATGCGGCTCTTGAAGCAGAAatgtattttctcaaaaaggaaaatgctgaacttaaagcaaaaatacaatatctgACAGTACGATTTTGCTATGAAAATGTTCAAGGAAATGACAAACTCATTGTTTTATATACCGGTCTTCCCAATAGCCAGATTTTCGAAGCATTGTTTCACTTAATCGAAAAGTTGgacataaaatattaccacAAATGGACAGTCCAAAAGTTAACTAGAATTGACCAACTCTTTTTAACCCTAGTAAAATTACGACTCAATTTCCCTCAACTTGATTTGGCGCAACGCTTTGGGGTTGCCCAAAGCACAGtttctaatattattttaacatttgtccatgtaatatatgaaattttatataaacagtTTATGACGACAATGCCTTCgcgcgaaaaaaataaatcttgcttgccaacatgttttagcaattttactaattgtagAGCAGTTCTAGATTGTACCGAAATTTTCACTGTGGTATCAC GGCTAATTGGAGTTGCACCCAATGGTGTCATCACATTTGTAAGTGATTTATACGTGGGATCAACTTCTGatcaaaaa CCGATAAGGGATTTTTGA
- the LOC135266718 gene encoding uncharacterized protein LOC135266718, protein MAEKHIVKFHFIAKFFGDGNRFLVRGENAFTSGHVTKFRFDGTVQPMRISAEVLPSMKKLNYTVEISYDLEEGVKTAHCTCPRGNVACHHMAAALYYAHYNVSATDIECQWSAPSKTTPQTEVIKLADVYKPKLSNYTALSRSSTEDEIIQFRAEIGVTNVVGFTWLLRPEASEEARKIIADIEEILQSLEYVQAIDKQKFLLEKCRIDEARIKLVEACTRGQHVNENWHVARKHRLTASRFGMVLSACSRRRFPPSLFKNLAEGYSLDRVAAVQWGKTHEKTALREFEEATNLKVQETGFWLEESGFLGASPDGLVEEDGILEIKCPYKYRDTDSLSEALKDKKYFYWRDENEDINLNSNHNYYHQVQGQMHITGRSICYFVVWTPKCTEIFQIEKDPGWSENINILKEFYLDQYISFISQ, encoded by the exons A tggcagaaaagcacattgttaagtttcactttattgcgaaattttttggggacggtaatcgctttttagttcggggagaaaatgcttttaccaGCGGTCACGTCACCAAATTTAGGTTTGATGGCACAGTACAACCGATGAGAATTTCTGCAGAAGTTCTACCGAGCAtgaaaaagctaaattatactgtggag ATTTCATATGACCTAGAAGAAGGGGTTAAGACGGCACATTGTACCTGCCCAAGGGGCAACGTGGCTTGCCATCATATGGCTGCAGCATTATATTATGCTCATTATAATGTAAGTGCTACTGACATTGAGTGTCAGTGGAGTGCCCcatcaaaaacaacaccacAAACAGAAGTCATTAAGTTAGCTGATGTTTACAAGCCGAAATTATCAAACTATACGGCACTGTCTAGGTCCTCTACTGAGGACGAAATTATTCAGTTCCGTGCCGAAATAGGCGTCACGAATGTGGTGGGCTTCACTTGGCTCCTAAGACCAGAAGCAAGTGAAGaagccagaaaaattattgcagataTCGAAGAAATTCTACAAAGCTTAGAATACGTGCAGGCCATAGACAAACAAAAGTTTCTTTTGGAGAAGTGCAGAATAGATGAGGCACGCATTAAACTGGTTGAGGCGTGCACTCGGGGCCAACATGTTAACGAAAATTGGCATGTAGCAAGGAAACATCGTTTAACGGCCAGCAGGTTTGGCATGGTACTATCTGCTTGCAGTAGACGAAGATTCCCAccctctttatttaaaaatttggcggaAGGCTATTCGCTTGACAGGGTTGCTGCTGTGCAGTGGGGTAAGACCCACGAGAAGACAGCGCTCAGAGAATTTGAAGAAGCGACGAATCTTAAAGTCCAAGAGACGGGATTTTG gttggAAGAATCAGGCTTTTTGGGAGCAAGTCCTGATGGATTAGTGGAAGAAGATGGGATTCTCGAAATTAAATGCCCATATAAATATAGGGACACTGACAGTTTGTCTGAAGCCCtgaaggataaaaaatatttttattggagggatgaaaatgaggacattaatcttaacagcaatcacaattattaccaCCAAGTACAGGGGCAAATGCACATCACTGGTCGAAGTATCTGCTACTTTGTCGTGTGGACACCAAAGTGCACAGagatatttcaaattgaaaaagatccGGGGTGGTCagaaaatatcaatattttaaaagaattttatcttgaccaatatatttcctttatttcacaataa